In one Juglans regia cultivar Chandler chromosome 11, Walnut 2.0, whole genome shotgun sequence genomic region, the following are encoded:
- the LOC109008158 gene encoding cation/calcium exchanger 5: protein MAFSLPHSLKTTVLSVSLLSSFLFFLIKSPSHPYPFPLVPHRSLLTRRSQPCSKSTSDTLLDYSCLFSQNPFLSVSSLSLLILLFFYILIKTAQDHFSIVTTKLARQLNLSPTIGAVTLLALGNGAPDVFSSVAAVRGGHYRTGFGAILSAGTFVSALVVGFVAIYAAPFSVDPVPFVRDVLFYLIAALFLFYVYLSAEIFLWQAVGFVGFYVFFVGIVFWMDWGLSGGRRKGQGELGMIGEGEMEKALAVVDYEIGEVSGNLKEVKSGFGFCQSLGLISKVLELPVSFLLKLTIPQTAPSEWSRFYASANVTLCPLALLYSCNSFMPFDHPIVFLLPHTHFPLWSIVLLASFPLAVLHFIVEKEPPKTEKMPSLLIAFVMSVFWISTIAGELLNCLAALGAILEVPPSLLGLTVLAWGNSVGDLVADVAVAKAGQPAMAMAGCFAGPMFNMLVGLGTALVIQTTNIYPNAYELHFHVGIVMAFVFLLLSLMGSLLVITWNRFRVPRFWGFCLVGLYILFTAVSLVIAKFSQ from the exons ATGGCCTTCTCTCTCCCCCATTCCCTCAAAACCACTGTACTTTCTGTCTCCCTTCTctcctccttcctcttcttcctcatcaAATCCCCGTCCCACCCATACCCTTTTCCCCTAGTCCCCCATAGATCGCTCCTCACCAGAAGATCCCAACCTTGCTCCAAATCCACCTCTGATACCCTCCTCGACTACTCCTGCCTATTCAGCCAAAACCCGTTTCTTTCTGtctcttccctctccctcctcATCCTCCTTTTCTTCTACATCCTCATCAAGACCGCACAGGACCACTTCTCTATAGTCACTACCAAACTAGCCCGCCAACTAAATCTATCACCAACAATCGGTGCTGTTACTCTATTAGCCTTAGGCAATGGAGCTCCTGATGTGTTTTCATCGGTTGCCGCTGTACGCGGAGGCCACTACCGAACTGGGTTCGGTGCAATACTCTCAGCGGGCACTTTTGTATCTGCATTAGTTGTTGGTTTCGTGGCAATCTACGCCGCACCCTTCTCGGTGGATCCCGTACCGTTTGTGAGGGATGTGTTGTTTTATTTGATTGCGGCGTTGTTCTTGTTCTATGTGTACCTCAGTGCGGAGATTTTTCTGTGGCAGGCTGTTGGGTTTGTTgggttttatgtattttttgttggGATTGTGTTCTGGATGGACTGGGGACTTAGCGGAGGGAGAAGGAAAGGTCAGGGTGAGTTGGGTATGATTGGGGAAGGTGAGATGGAGAAGGCATTGGCCGTGGTGGACTACGAGATTGGAGAGGTTTCAGGAAATTTGAAGGAAGTAAAGTCAGGCTTCGGGTTTTGTCAATCGCTTGGACTG ATCTCAAAAGTATTGGAGCTTCCTGTCTCGTTTCTTTTGAAGCTCACAATTCCACAAACTGCGCCTTCAGAATGGAGCAGATTTTACGCATCAGCCAATGTCACTCTTTGCCCCCTGGCCCTTTTATATTCTTGCAACTCATTCATGCCATTTGATCATCCCATCGTTTTCCTCCTGCCACACACCCATTTCCCTCTCTGGTCTATAGTTTTATTGGCAAGCTTTCCTCTCGCAGTTCTTCACTTCATAGTAGAGAAAGAGCCCCCCAAAACTGAGAAAATGCCTTCATTACTCATAGCATTTGTTATGAGTGTGTTCTGGATTTCTACTATTGCTGGGGAACTGCTGAACTGCCTTGCAGCACTTGGGGCAATTCTTGAAGTGCCACCATCCCTCCTTGGGCTCACAGTACTTGCATGGGGAAATTCAGTGGGTGACTTGGTTGCTGATGTGGCAGTTGCCAAAGCAGGTCAGCCAGCAATGGCCATGGCCGGTTGCTTTGCTGGGCCGATGTTTAACATGCTTGTTGGGCTTGGAACAGCTTTGGTGATACAAACAACCAATATCTATCCAAACGCTTATGAGCTCCATTTTCATGTGGGCATCGTTATGGCATTTGTCTTCCTGCTACTGAGCTTGATGGGGTCTCTGCTGGTTATTACATGGAATAGATTCCGGGTGCCTAGGTTCTGGGGATTCTGTCTTGTTGGCCTGTATATTCTTTTTACAGCCGTAAGCTTAGTAATTGCCAAGTTTTCACAGTGA
- the LOC109020200 gene encoding nuclear transcription factor Y subunit C-3-like: MDQQGHSQPTSVGVVGSGAQLPYATDPYQTNQMTGAPSHGSVVTSVGAIQSTSQPAGAQLPQHQLAYQHIHQQQQQQLQQQLQSFWANQYQEIEKATDFKNHSLPLARIKKIMKADEDVRMISAEAPVIFARACEMFILELTLRSWNHTEENKRRTLQKNDIAAAITRTDIFDFLVDIVPREDLKDEVLASIPRGTIPVGGHADALPYCYMPPHHAPQVGTPGMIMGKPVMDPAMYAQQSHPYMVPQMWPQASEQQQSPSDH, encoded by the coding sequence ATGGATCAGCAAGGGCATAGCCAGCCCACATCTGTGGGAGTTGTTGGTAGTGGAGCCCAATTGCCATATGCCACAGACCCATATCAGACAAACCAAATGACTGGAGCACCGAGTCATGGATCTGTTGTTACATCAGTTGGAGCTATTCAATCTACAAGTCAGCCTGCTGGAGCTCAGCTCCCACAACACCAGCTTGCTTATCAGCACATCCACcagcaacaacaacagcaacttCAGCAACAACTCCAATCTTTTTGGGCAAATCAGTACCAAGAAATTGAGAAGGCAACTGATTTCAAGAACCATAGCCTTCCCCTAGCAAGGATCAAGAAGATTATGAAGGCCGATGAGGATGTAAGAATGATATCAGCTGAGGCTCCGGTAATATTTGCCAGAGCATGTGAAATGTTTATATTGGAGTTGACCTTGAGATCTTGGAATCATACGGAAGAGAACAAAAGGAGGACACTTCAAAAGAATGACATCGCAGCAGCAATCACGAGAACTGATATCTTTGATTTCTTAGTTGACATTGTGCCAAGGGAGGATCTGAAAGATGAAGTACTGGCATCAATCCCAAGAGGAACAATACCTGTTGGGGGGCATGCTGATGCTCTCCCTTATTGTTATATGCCACCTCATCATGCACCACAGGTTGGGACTCCTGGGATGATCATGGGTAAGCCTGTGATGGACCCTGCTATGTATGCTCAACAGTCGCATCCTTACATGGTTCCACAGATGTGGCCACAGGCATCAGAACAACAGCAATCACCCTCAGATCATTAG